One genomic region from Desulfobaccales bacterium encodes:
- a CDS encoding branched-chain amino acid ABC transporter permease, with the protein MDLITFLQQLINGLSLGSLYALIAIGYTLVYGILRLINFAHGDLLMVAAYLAVMGVGLFAWPWPVAFALAVGLTGLMGVLLERGAYRPLRRAPRISLLISAIAASFLLENLALVIAGGRAKPFPVPPVFAGAFSWGGLFVPRLSLLIPLVTAGLLAVLFIIINRTAVGRAMRAIARDLETVSLMGIDVNRIIAFTFLIGSLLAGAGGLLWAMKYPQVNPFMGILPGLKAFIAAVLGGIGNVTGAVLGGLLLGLLEVMIVACFPAWAGYRDAVAFTLLIVLLLVRPTGLLGESLNEEKL; encoded by the coding sequence GTGGATCTCATCACCTTCCTCCAGCAACTCATCAACGGCTTGTCCCTGGGCAGTCTCTATGCCCTCATCGCCATCGGCTACACCCTGGTTTACGGCATCCTCAGGCTGATCAATTTTGCCCATGGAGACTTGTTGATGGTGGCGGCCTACCTGGCCGTCATGGGGGTGGGGCTCTTTGCCTGGCCCTGGCCCGTGGCCTTTGCTCTGGCCGTCGGGCTCACCGGCCTCATGGGGGTGCTGTTGGAACGGGGCGCCTACCGGCCACTCCGCCGGGCTCCCCGCATTTCGCTGCTGATTTCCGCCATCGCCGCCTCCTTCCTGCTCGAGAACCTGGCCCTGGTCATTGCCGGGGGCCGGGCCAAACCTTTTCCGGTGCCACCGGTATTCGCCGGGGCTTTTTCTTGGGGCGGCCTGTTTGTCCCTCGCTTGAGCCTCCTTATCCCCCTGGTTACGGCAGGGCTCCTGGCGGTGCTCTTCATCATCATCAACCGGACTGCGGTGGGACGGGCCATGCGGGCTATCGCCCGAGACCTGGAGACAGTCAGCCTCATGGGCATCGACGTCAACCGGATCATCGCCTTTACCTTTCTCATCGGGTCACTCCTGGCGGGGGCCGGGGGACTCCTGTGGGCCATGAAATATCCCCAGGTGAACCCCTTCATGGGAATCCTGCCGGGGTTGAAGGCCTTCATCGCCGCGGTCCTGGGGGGCATCGGCAACGTCACCGGCGCCGTCTTGGGGGGGCTGCTCCTGGGCCTCCTGGAAGTTATGATCGTGGCCTGCTTCCCGGCCTGGGCGGGCTACCGGGACGCAGTGGCCTTTACCCTCCTCATCGTGCTCCTGCTGGTGCGGCCCACCGGGCTCTTGGGAGAGTCTTTGAATGAGGAAAAGCTTTAG
- a CDS encoding DUF1330 domain-containing protein, with protein sequence MPVYLLIEINVLDHELYAEYTAQVLPLVERYGGRYLIRGREVFPVSGNWRPERLVLVQFETMDLVQDFLTSPEYQALIPLRQRASSSRSIIAEGYEYDI encoded by the coding sequence ATGCCCGTTTATCTCCTCATTGAAATTAACGTCCTGGACCATGAATTGTACGCCGAATATACGGCGCAGGTTCTCCCCTTGGTGGAACGCTACGGCGGGCGCTACCTGATACGGGGCCGGGAGGTGTTTCCCGTGTCGGGCAACTGGCGTCCCGAAAGGCTGGTCCTGGTGCAATTCGAAACCATGGACCTGGTGCAGGATTTTCTCACCAGCCCCGAGTATCAGGCCCTGATCCCCCTCCGGCAGCGGGCCAGTTCCTCCCGGTCCATCATCGCCGAAGGCTATGAATATGATATATGA